The DNA window CTGGCATGGGCGGCCGGTGCGATACCGGCGGCGACGGCGGCGGCCGAGCCACCGGACGACCCGCCGACGCCGTGCGTGAGACGGCGCGGGTTGCGGGTGGGACCGAACAGCACCGGTTCGGTGCTCGCGTTCTGCCCGAACTCCGGGGTGTTGGTCTTGCCGATGATCACCAGGCCCGCCCGGCGGTAGCGCGCCACCAGTTCGGTGTCCTGCTCGGCGACCCGGTCGGCGAACAGCCGCGAGCCGTTGGACGTGGGCAGCCCGGCGACGTCGGCGTGCAGATCCTTGATCAGGAACGGGACGCCGCGCAGGGGCCCGTCGGGCAGTCCGGCGTCCACCTCGGCAAGGGCCTGCTCGGCGCGCTCGCTCACCACCGCGTTGATCGCGGGGTTGCGTTCGGCGAGCCGGCCGAGGGCGAACTCCACCACTTCCCGGGCGGAGACCTCACCGTCACGGATCGACGCCGCCAGTCCGGTCATGTCCTGACCGTCGAACACGCTCTCCACCGACTTGCCTGACATACCTGCTCCTCCACTTCCGCGTTGTGCGCACTTATCGCTCTTCGAGACCCCGATTTCTCGCGACAAGTGCGCAAAACGCGAGAGGTGGAATGTGTGTCAGACGTTGTGGCAGGCCACGTAGTGGCCGTCGGCGACCTCGCGCAGCAGCGGTTCCTCCGCCGCGCAGCGCTCCGTCGCCAGGGGGCACCGTGTGCGGAACCGACACCCGGACGGCGGATCGAGCGGCGACGGCAGGTCGCCCTCGATCTGCGGGGTGGTGTCGGATTCGCCGCGCAGGACGTCCGGGTCCGGGATGGACGCCAGCAGCAGCCGCGAGTACGGATGCAGGGCACGATGTTCCATCTCGCGGCTCGGCGCGATCTCGCACACCTTGCCCAGGTACATCACCATCACCCGGTCACTGATGTTCTTCACCACCGCCATGTTGTGGGCGATGAAGATCATCGTGAGCTCGAACTCGGTCTTGGTCTTCTCGAGCAGGTTGAGGATCTGGGCCTGCACCGAGACGTCCAGGCTGGACACCGGCTCGTCGCAGATGAGGACCTTGGGCTTGAGCATCATCGCGCGGGCGATGCACACGCGCTGGCACTGGCCGCCCGACAACTCGCCCGGCAGCCGTTCCCACACCATGTCCGGATCCAGCCCCACGGCCTGCAGCAGGTCCCGGCCGAGCTGATCGAGCCGTTCCTTGTTGCGCTGGCCCCACATGCGGGGGCCCTCGGTCACCAGATGCTTGACCTTGCGGCGCGGGTTCAGCGACGAGATCGGGTCCTGCATGATCATCTGCATCTGTGCCCGGATCTTGCGCAGCGCCGACGGGCTCAGCGTCGTCAGTTCGATGCCGTCGATCTCGACGCTGCCGGACTTCGGCGCCGGCAACTGCAGGACGGCGCGGCCCGCGGTGGACTTGCCGCAGCCCGATTCGCCGACGATGCCGAGCGTCTCGCCCGGGAGCAGATCGAAGCTGATGTTCGAGACGGCGTGCACCGTCTGCCCACGGCCGGTGGGGAACTCCACCACCAGGTTCTCGACCGCGAGCACAGGATTGTCGTCCTTGCGCAGGTGCGCAACTCCACTACCGGCCATCAGATGGTCTCCACTTCGAGCTCACGATCGTTGGCACCGACGGTCCCCGGCACGCCGAGGTCGGTCACGCCGGCGCCGTCCAGCGGGAAGTGGCAGGCCACTTCGTGCGGGTGACGGGCGCCGACGGTGTCGGGGGCGGCGGTCAGGACCGGCACCACCTCGAGACACGTCTGCTGCGCGTACTTGCACCGGGACGCGAAGGCGCATCCCGTGGGCGGCTTGGTCATGTCGGGCAGGCCGCCGTCGATGGACTCGAGGCGGGTGTGCGGTTCCTGCTCGAGCCGGGGCACCGCCGCCAGCAGGGCCTCGGTGTACGGATGCCGCGGATTGGCGAACAGCTGCCGCGTGGGTGCCGTCTCGACGATCCGACCCGCGTACATCACCGCGACCCGGTCCGTCTGGCCGGCAACGACACCGAGGTCGTGGCTGACCAGGATGCCGGCCATGCCCAGCTCGGTGCGCAGCGAATCGAGCAGCTCGAGGATCTGCTTCTGGACCGTGACGTCCAGCGCAGTGGTCGGCTCGTCGGCGATCGTCAGTTTCGGGTCGCACGCGAGGGCCATCGCGATGACCACGCGCTGACGCATACCACCCGACAGCTCGTGCGGGTACTGGTCGATGCGCCGGGTGGGCTCGGGGATGCGCACCTTGCGCAGCAGCTCGATCGCGCGCTCGCGGGCCTGGGCCTTGTCCATGCCGAGATGCGCACGCAGGGACTCGGTGATGTGGGTACCGATCCGTTTGAACGGGTTGAGCGCCGACATCGGATCCTGGAACACCATCGCGATGTCGTTGCCCCACAGCTGCTGCTGCTCCTTGCGCGTGAGCGCCTGCATGTCCCGGCCCATGAACTGCACCTTGCCGGTGACGGTGGTGCCGCCACCGTTCGACACGAGCCCCATGATGGTCTGCCCCAGAACGGATTTGCCGGAGCCGGACTCGCCGACCAGGCCGAGGGTCTCACCGGCGTCGAGCTCGAGCGAGACCTGCTCGACGGCGCGGAGTTGCCCCCGCTTGGTGCGGAACCTGGTGGACACAGTGTCCACCGTCAGGATCGGTTCGTTGCTGCTCACAGTTTCACCTCCCGGGTACCACCGGTCTTCTTCTGGGCCTTCTCGCCGACCATGTTGAACGAGAACACCGTCAGGAACAGGAACAGGCCGGGCACCAGCACGATGTACGGATGCTGCTCGAAGACGTTGCCCTGGCCTTCGGAGATCATGTTGCCCCACGTCGGCGACGGCGGTTGGATGCCGAGTCCGAGGAAGCTCAGCGACGCCTCGGCGACGATCATCACGGAGATCATCACCATGCCGAGCGAGGCCAGCGGCAGCGCGACGTTGGGCGCGATCTCCCGGACCATCACCCGCAGCTTCGTCGCGCCCATGGCCCTGGCGGCGAGGACGAACTCGCGTTGGGAGAACACGAGTGTGTTCGCTCTCGCGATGCGCACCATGCTGGGAATCGCCAGGATCGCCAGCGCGAGTGAGATGTTGCGCAGGTTCGGCTCGAGCACCGACGCGAGCGCGATCAGCAGGATCAGCGCGGGGACCGCGAGCAGCGAGTTGGTCAGTACGCCGATGACGCGGTCGACCTTGCCGCCGAAGTAACCGGCCACGATACCGATCGCACCGCCGACGATCATGCCGATCAGCACCGCGGCCACCGCGACGATGAGCGACGAGCGGGCACCGTAGATCGAGCGGGCCAGCATGTCGAGGCCGAAGTTGTTGGTGCCCAGCGGATGTGCCGAGAACAGGCTCGGCTCGGCATAGCTCTTGGCGCTGAGCGTCTTGGTGGTGTCCTCGTGCTCGGCCAGCGGCAGCAGCGGGGCCAGCACCGCCGCCGCGACGAGCGCCACCAGCCACACACAGGACAGGATGAAGGTGAGGTCGAAATCCGAACCGAACCGCGCCAGCCCGAGGCGGCGCACACCCATGTACAGCGCGGTCAGACCGACCAGGAAGATCACGACCCGGGCGCCGAAGACCAGCAGCGGCGCCAGGCCGATCCCGGCCGCGACGACGCCCACCACGGTGAGGATCGTCCCGATGCGGTACAGGTTGCGGCGTTCGGCGAGATCCGACGCGTTGGCCAGTTCCTCCGCGTTCGCGTCGTCGAGCACCCGGCCCGTGATGGCCGGCATCTCGATGTCGTCGGTTGTCGTCTCAGACATGGGCTCGTCGGCTCCTTGGGTCGAGGTATCCGTAGGCGATGTCGATGACGCCGTTGGCCACCACGTAGATGACGGCGATGACCAGCACCGCGCCCTGCACCATCGGCATGTCACCCTGTTGCGCCGCGCGGACGACGAGCGAGCCCATGCCCGGCAGCGAGAAGAGCGTCTCGACGATGACGGTGCTGCCGATCATCGAGCCCAGCACGATGCCGAGCATGGTGATCAGGGAGAACGACGACGGGCGCAGGGCGTCACTGAAGAGCAGCCGCGCGTTCGACATGCCCTTCGCCTTGGCGACGAGGATGAAGTTCTCCTTGAGCGTCATGACCAGGTCGCTGCGCAGGATGCGGGTGAACATCGCCATCTCCAGCAGGCTGATCGCGATCGCCGGCAGGATGGCGTGGTAGAGGTTCTGCCCCAGTCCTTCCGACATGCGGACCCACTGCGACCGCGGGAACCATCCCAGGTAGTTCACCATCACCATGATCAGCAGCAGACCGGACAGGAAGCTCGGGATCGACAGCACGCCGAACGTGCCCGCGCCGATCGCGCGGTCGATCCAGCTGCCCTGGTGGCGAGCCGAGTACATGGCCAGTGGCACCGCGACGACGATCGCGATGAACAGACCCATCACCGCCAGCTGGAGGCTGACCGGCATCGCCGCGCTGATGCTGTCGGTGACCGGCCCCTGCGGCGGGACCATCGAATTGCCGAGGTCGCCCTGCAGCGCCCCGGAGAGCCAGTGCCAGTACCGCGTCAGGAAGGGGTCGTCGAGGCCCATCTCGGCGCGCACCCGCGCGTAGTCCTCGGGTGCGTGGCCCTCGCCGAGTATCGCGACCGACGGATCGCCGGGGATGAACGATACGAGAGCGAACGTGCCGAGACTGACGATGAAGAGCACCACGACCAGTTCGATCACCTTGTCGATCACTGTTCGCGCCATCGCGTCATCGCCTCCTTCCTGTATTCATGGGGCGTCCCAATCGGTGTGTTGTCATGGAGCTGTGTCTAGGACGCGGAATCGGAAGTGATCCAGGCATTTCCGAACAGCATGATCCCGTCCGCGCTGGGTGTGATGCCGTGCGCGTTCTTGCTCCACGGGATGAAGTACTTACCGGCGTTGACCACGACCACCGGGGCGGTCTCGTTCACGACGGTCTGGATGTTCTCGAGCACCGCGCGGCGCTCGTCCTCGGTGGGCGCGGTCTGCAGCTTGCCCAGCAGCGCGTCCATCTCGGGATTCTCGTAGCCGAGCACGTTGGACGTCGACTCGCTGTAGAAGTTGCCGTACATCCGCACGAACGGGGACTCCTCGAGGATGTTGAAGCCGGCGTAGCCGATGTCGTAGTCGTGCTGGACGTACATGGTCTTGACCAGATCGTTGATGCTGGTGGTGTAGACGATGTCGACGGTGAAACCGACTGCCTGCAGCATGGATTGGAAGGCCAGCGCACTCTGCTGTGTCGCCGGATCGTTGAGGCCGACGTACGTGAGCTTGCCGTCGTAGCCGTCGGCCTTCGCCTCGGCGAGCAGCTTCTTCGCCGCCTCCGGGTCGTAGCCGGTACCGGCCACGTCGCCGTGCCACTGCGACCAGTCCTGGAACATGTCCGAGCCCGGCGTCCCGTAGCCGGCCTCGACCCGCTGGTTGAAGGTCTCGGGGTTGAACGCCGCGACGATGGCCTTGCGGACCCGCTCGTCGGAGGCCGCGCGCCCTTCGCGCTGGTTGATGTTGCCGACTCCGCCCATGTTCACGGTGTAGACGTAGCCCACGTCTCCCGCCTCGAGGGCGTTGTGGACCACCTCGGCACCCCGCAGATACGCCGCCTGGATCCCGCCGGTGTGCAAGGCGTCGAGCTTCGCCTGCTCACTGACGATCGCCGGGAACCGCAGCTTGTCCAGGTGCGGCTTGCCGTTCCAGTACGTCGGGCTCGCCGTCAGCACCAACTCGTCCTGCGATGCGAACTTCTCCACCGTGAACGGGCCGGCACCGACCGGGGTGAACTTCCCACCCGCCGTCGACGACGGCGCCACCACCATGCCCGGCCCCGTGGTCAACAGGATCGGGAACTCGTTCCACGGCTGCTTCAGCGTGAACACCACCGTCGACGCATCCGGGGCGGCGACGTCCGCGACACTCGCCTTCCACACCTGCGTGTGGGTGCCCTTCTTCTCCAGATAGTGATCGATGCTCCACCGCACCGCCGCCGAGTCCACCACCGTGCCGTCACTGAACGTGGCACCCTCGCGCAACCGCAACGTCCACACGGTGTCGTCGTCGTTCGCGGTGAGCGACTGCGCCAACTGCGGGCGGTACTCCCGGGTCTCGGGATCGTAGCGCATCAACAGGTCGTAGATCGCCGCCATCTCGCTACCGCCCGTGGCGCCACCGTCCTGCCGATCCGCCGGATCCAGGCTGCTCACCCCGTTGTACGTCGCATACGACAACGAGCCACCCGACACCGGCTCCCCACCGTCCGGCTGCTCACCGACCAGCCCCGTGGTCACCTCCGACGCATCGGTCGCCGAGCCGGAGCCGCCGGCGCACCCGGCCAGCAGCACCGTCGACGCGGCCAGTGCGGTCACCAGCGTTCCGACCCGAGCCCATGACGATCGCTTCATGCGAACCTTCCTTCCCGAGCTCCAGCGAACGCCGCGTCGATCGACTGATCGGCGGCGTGGACGACTCGGTCTCCGACGACCGTGGCGAGCACCGTGATGTCCTTGATGTGGGTGGCGTCGCACGTGACGGGGTCCGCGTCGAGCACGACGAAATCGGCGAACAGACCCGGCGCGATCGTGCCCTTCGCGCGCTCCTCGGCGCCGAGGCGGGCGGCCGACGAGGTGTAGCCGGAGACCGCCGTCAACGCGTCGATCCGCTGGTCCGCGCCGAGCACCGCGCCGCCCCGGGTCACCCGGTTGACGGCCGTGTGGACGGTGAACAACGGATCGACCGGGGTGACGGGGCTGTCGCAGTGCAGGGCGAACCGCAGATCCGCCCGCGTGATCGACGCCAGCGGGCTGATCCGGCTGCCGCGGTCCGGGCCGAGGAAGCGGTCCCGGTGCCGGTCGCCCCAGTAGTAGACGTGGTTGACGAACACCGATGCCGCGACGCCGAGCTCGCGCATGCGCTCGATCTGGTCCTCGCGCAGCGTCTGTACGTGTTCGAGCCGGTGCTGCAGACCCGGCGCCCGGTCGGGGCCGCCCGCCGACGCCGTCGCCTTCTCGATCGCGTCCAGCGCGAGATCGATGGCGCGGTCACCGTTGGTGTGGATGGCGACCTGCACGCCCGCCGCGTGGCAACTGGCGACCATCCGGTCGAGATCACCGGGGGGAATCGCCATGTCGCCGCAGTGACAGCCTCCGAGATCGTGATACGGCTCCGAGAGCGCACCGGTGTGCAGCTGGATCGACCCGTCCGAGATGAGCTTCACCCCACCGACACCCAGGTGGTCGTCGGGGTCCGGGAGCACGGCGTTCCCGACGCCGAAGCCGTCGATCGTCCCGAACCCCATGTACAGCCTGCCGCGCAGCGGCAGCTCGCCCGCCGCTCGCAACCGCCGGTACGACTCCACCATGGCGGGGGTGACGAACATGTCGTGGAAGCTCGTGACCCCCACCGACGCCATCCGCGCGAGCGCTCGGCGCAGCGCGTCGTCGAGGTCGGCGGCCGCCGGGACGGAGTCACTCGGGTCGACGACCAGCCGCATGGCCGGAATCTCCCGGAACTCGCCGGTGGGGTTGCCGCCCGCGTCGCGAACGATCACTCCGCCCTCCGGGTCCGGGGTGTCCCGGTCCACTCCGCGCGCCTGCAGCACGAAGGAATTGACGTACAGACCGTGCCCGGACAGGTGCCGGACGACGATCGGCCGGCCGGCGTCGGCCCGGTCGAGATCCGCCGCGGTCAGTCCGCGGTCGTCCGCCACGAGGCTGTCGTCGAATCCGGAGGCCTGCACGGGCTCCCCGGGGGCGCACTGTGACGCGCGAACGGCCAGTGCCGCGATGAGCGATTCGATGTCCGGGCACGCATCGACGCCGGCATCCACATCGATGCCGCTCGCGCCCGACATGTGCGGGTGGACATGGGTTTCGACGAAGCCGGGCAACACCGCCCGGCCGTCGAGGTCCACCACCGTGGTGTCGGGGCCCGCCAGCGCCCTGATCTCCGCATCGGATCCCACCGCGACGAAGCGTCCGTCACGGACCGCGAAGGCCGTGACGCCTTCGACTTCCGTCATCGTTCGCACGACGGCGCCCAGGTAGATCCGGTCGGGATGACGCCCGTCCGCGAGCGGACGTGCTGCCGAACAGTCGACCACTCGACCTCCTCCTGAGATGTGGATCACACGCTGCTCCGAAGAGGCTAGCTCACAATAGAATTCATGTCAGTATTCGGGGCCAAAGTACTGCCGAGTAGCTTTCGGGCCGGCGGAGGCCGGCCGCGAGACGTGACCCCCCGGGGTGCGTCAGAGCCGGTCGCCGGACGACCCCACGGACGTGGCGACGCGATATCGACCCGCGGGGTGAGTGTGGATCGCCACCGCATCCATGGCGTCACCGGAACTGAAGTAACGGTGCACCACAACCAGTGCAGCACTTCCCTTTTCGACACCGAGGGCCGACGACACCGCAGCCGAGACGGTGTCCGCGACCACCTCCTGGGAAATCCGCTGACGCACCAGGTTGGCCATGTCGAACCGACCCGTGAGCAACATCCGCCGATAGGGCAGATCCGCCCGCAGATACAGCTCGCTCCAACAGAACGGCTCGATCGGGGAGCCCAGCAGCTCGCGGACGCCCGACACGCAGTACCACTCCGAGTCCGGGGGCACTCCGATGCGCCGAGCCAAATGATCGTCTGCCGCAACAATATTGGTAATCGGGTCGCGAATCCTCGTCCGCTGCACGAACGCGAGCATCTCGGCCCGGGTGGAGACGAACGCCTCGTACCCGTCGGCCGGTGCCGGCGCTGCGACGGTGGTACCGGCCCCTCTACGTCTGCTGATGAGACCGGCGTCCTCGAGGTGTTTCAGCGCCTGCCGCACGGTGCCCCGGGCGAGCGAACGACTCTCGCACAACTCGAGCTCGGTGGGCAGCTTGTCGCCCACCCGGAACTCGCCCGCCTTGATCCGCGCGATCAGTTCCTGAGCGAGGATCACGTGCTGTGGGTCCGTCACGTCCCAGGGGCTCTCCGTATCCGCACGGCGAGGGGTAACGCATGCACATTCCGGTACATCGAGCGAACCCTCCCACCTCGGTGCCGGTCACCGAAACCGCTCCGCCGACCACGAAATGGCCGACGACCTGCGAGAACGGGACGGGATCTTTGTCTATACAAAACTGCGTCCCGACAATCTAGGACGCATTTCTCACTTCCGCAAGAGTTCGGCGTGGATCGGCTGCCCGTCAACTGTTCGACAGTGTGCGTGCCGGCTCGGACACGGCGCGGACGCCGTCCGAATATGTCTGGGACAGTGCGGATCACCGAATCGTCCATTTCCTTGTGCACCGCTGTTGCGCCGGTTAGAGTCCGTGTCGCAACGGACCGACCGGCGGTGGACGTCGGCGCCGTCAGCACTCGGCGACCGGGCGCTCTGCCCTGTCGGGGCCCGAGATGTCAACTCGATCAGGCGGACGCGCTGTTTCAGCCCGTACCGGCAGGCGGGTGTCACCCCGAACCGTGGAGGTTGCTTCATGAGCAAGTATTCGAGAAGGGTCAGCCGGATGCTGGCGATGGTCGCGATCGGCGCCGTCGCTCTCACCGGCTGCGCCAACGCCGAAGGTGACAGCCAGGACGACTCGTCCGGCGCCACCACGACGGCGTACGGCATCCTGGGCGACCAGGGTGACGGCGGCACTCCGGTGTCGGGCGGGACCCTGAGCTTCGCGTCGTACGCTCCCGTCACGAGCCTGGATCCGACCGTGACCCAGCCGGCCGGCGCCACGGGCGGCACCGAGATGGCCGCGGTGTACGACGTGCTGATGCGCTACGACACCGGTTCGCGCACCTTCGAGCCGCAGCTGGCGAAGTCGTTCGAGGAGAGCCCCGACTTCCTGACGTGGACGCTCAAGCTTCGTGACGGCGTGACGTTCAGCGACGGATCGCCGCTCGACGCGAACGCCGTCGTCGCGAGCATCAACCGCTACAACCAGCGTCGTGGCGCCAACTCGCAGGTGTACACGCAGATGGTCAAGAGCACCGAGGCGCGGGACGCCTCGACGGTGGTCTTCACCCTCAACCAGCCGTGGCGCACGTTCCCGGCGATGCTCGCCTACGGGCACGGCATGATCGTCGCGCCGTCCTCGCAGCAGGGTGACAAGTTCACCCCGATCGGTGCGGGCCCCTACACGGTCGTCAACCTGCAGCCGCAGCAGGAGCTGCAGTTGAAGGCGCGACCGGACTACTGGGGCGGCGCCCCCAACCTCGAGGGCCTGAAGTTCGTCGCGATCGCCGGCGAGCAGCCCAAGATCGACGCCCTCAAGACCAACGGCATCGACGCGATCTACCTCCGCAACGCGGAGACCGTGAACGCCGCGAAGGCCGAGTTCCCCGGCTACATCGAGACGACCAGCATGTCGATGGTCGGCCAGCTCAACGGTGCGCCCGGCCGTCCCGCCGCCGATCCGCGTGTGCGCCAGGCGATCGCGTTCGCCGTCGACCCCGAGGTCCTCAACCAGCGCGTGCGCGCCGGTGAGGGCATGCCGGGCTCCGACATGTTCCAGCCGTGGTCCGAGTGGTTCGGCGGCACCGAGGGCATCTCGCCCGACGCCGCCAAGGCCAAGGAACTGCTCGACCAGGCCAAGGCCGACGGCTACAACGGCAAGCTCACGTACGTCGGTGTCAACGACCCCGATGCACAGCAGCTCGCGCTCGCCGTCCAGGCGCAGCTCAACTCGATCGGCTTCGACGTCTCGCTCGAGACCACGAGCAGCATCACCGACATGGTCAAGCGGCTCTACATCGACCGCAACTACGACATGAGCTACGGCGCCTACAGCATCGCGGACGTCGCGCCCGAGATCCGGCTCTTCAGCTCGCTGTCGAGCACCTCGACCAACAACATCCTCGGCTACAAGAGCCCGGAGATGGACGCCCTCCTCGCGAAGGTGCTCTCGGCTCCGGACGAGACGGCCAAGCGTGATGCGATCGTCGAGATCCAGAAGCTCGTGAACAACGACCAGCCCTTCCTCTCGTGGGGCGCCGGCGTGAACTACATCGCATGGTCGGACAAGGTGTACCGCGCGAACCCGACCGTCGACGGAATCATCCTGTTCGACAAGGCGTTCAAGAAGAACTGACGTATTTCCCGGTCCGGGACGCCCCGACGCCGGACACGTGGGAAGGCCCCGCCACTGCAGCAGTGGCGGGGCCTTCCCCGTTCGGTCCCGTCCGGTCAGGTCGTGGCGGTGGGGGTCGGCTGCGCGCCGCGGACCAACCGGCCGGGCAGCGCCCCGGTGTGCCGGCCGTCCTCGAAGACCACCTCACCGGCGACGATCGTCGCCACGTAACCCGTCGCGGTCTGCATCAGTCGGCGGCCACCGGTCGGCAGGTCGTACAGCACCTCCGGACGGTCGGCCTGCAGTCGTTCGAAGTCGATCACGTTGATGTCGGCGCGGTAGCCGACGTCGAGCCGGCCGCGATCGAGGAGGCCGACCACCGCGGCGGTGTCCACGGTGTGCCGCTTGACGAGCCACTCGACGGGAAACCGACCCCCGCCCTGTCGATCCCGCCCCCAGTGCGTCAGCAACGTCGTCGGGAAGCTGGCGTCGCAGATGGCCCCGCAGTGCGCGCCGCCGTCCCCGAGCGCCGGCACGGTGTCGGTGCGGGCCAGCATCTCCCGGACCGCGTCGAGGT is part of the Rhodococcus sp. SGAir0479 genome and encodes:
- a CDS encoding ABC transporter permease, producing the protein MARTVIDKVIELVVVLFIVSLGTFALVSFIPGDPSVAILGEGHAPEDYARVRAEMGLDDPFLTRYWHWLSGALQGDLGNSMVPPQGPVTDSISAAMPVSLQLAVMGLFIAIVVAVPLAMYSARHQGSWIDRAIGAGTFGVLSIPSFLSGLLLIMVMVNYLGWFPRSQWVRMSEGLGQNLYHAILPAIAISLLEMAMFTRILRSDLVMTLKENFILVAKAKGMSNARLLFSDALRPSSFSLITMLGIVLGSMIGSTVIVETLFSLPGMGSLVVRAAQQGDMPMVQGAVLVIAVIYVVANGVIDIAYGYLDPRSRRAHV
- a CDS encoding amidohydrolase, translated to MVDCSAARPLADGRHPDRIYLGAVVRTMTEVEGVTAFAVRDGRFVAVGSDAEIRALAGPDTTVVDLDGRAVLPGFVETHVHPHMSGASGIDVDAGVDACPDIESLIAALAVRASQCAPGEPVQASGFDDSLVADDRGLTAADLDRADAGRPIVVRHLSGHGLYVNSFVLQARGVDRDTPDPEGGVIVRDAGGNPTGEFREIPAMRLVVDPSDSVPAAADLDDALRRALARMASVGVTSFHDMFVTPAMVESYRRLRAAGELPLRGRLYMGFGTIDGFGVGNAVLPDPDDHLGVGGVKLISDGSIQLHTGALSEPYHDLGGCHCGDMAIPPGDLDRMVASCHAAGVQVAIHTNGDRAIDLALDAIEKATASAGGPDRAPGLQHRLEHVQTLREDQIERMRELGVAASVFVNHVYYWGDRHRDRFLGPDRGSRISPLASITRADLRFALHCDSPVTPVDPLFTVHTAVNRVTRGGAVLGADQRIDALTAVSGYTSSAARLGAEERAKGTIAPGLFADFVVLDADPVTCDATHIKDITVLATVVGDRVVHAADQSIDAAFAGAREGRFA
- a CDS encoding ABC transporter ATP-binding protein; its protein translation is MSSNEPILTVDTVSTRFRTKRGQLRAVEQVSLELDAGETLGLVGESGSGKSVLGQTIMGLVSNGGGTTVTGKVQFMGRDMQALTRKEQQQLWGNDIAMVFQDPMSALNPFKRIGTHITESLRAHLGMDKAQARERAIELLRKVRIPEPTRRIDQYPHELSGGMRQRVVIAMALACDPKLTIADEPTTALDVTVQKQILELLDSLRTELGMAGILVSHDLGVVAGQTDRVAVMYAGRIVETAPTRQLFANPRHPYTEALLAAVPRLEQEPHTRLESIDGGLPDMTKPPTGCAFASRCKYAQQTCLEVVPVLTAAPDTVGARHPHEVACHFPLDGAGVTDLGVPGTVGANDRELEVETI
- a CDS encoding ABC transporter ATP-binding protein: MAGSGVAHLRKDDNPVLAVENLVVEFPTGRGQTVHAVSNISFDLLPGETLGIVGESGCGKSTAGRAVLQLPAPKSGSVEIDGIELTTLSPSALRKIRAQMQMIMQDPISSLNPRRKVKHLVTEGPRMWGQRNKERLDQLGRDLLQAVGLDPDMVWERLPGELSGGQCQRVCIARAMMLKPKVLICDEPVSSLDVSVQAQILNLLEKTKTEFELTMIFIAHNMAVVKNISDRVMVMYLGKVCEIAPSREMEHRALHPYSRLLLASIPDPDVLRGESDTTPQIEGDLPSPLDPPSGCRFRTRCPLATERCAAEEPLLREVADGHYVACHNV
- a CDS encoding ABC transporter permease, with product MSETTTDDIEMPAITGRVLDDANAEELANASDLAERRNLYRIGTILTVVGVVAAGIGLAPLLVFGARVVIFLVGLTALYMGVRRLGLARFGSDFDLTFILSCVWLVALVAAAVLAPLLPLAEHEDTTKTLSAKSYAEPSLFSAHPLGTNNFGLDMLARSIYGARSSLIVAVAAVLIGMIVGGAIGIVAGYFGGKVDRVIGVLTNSLLAVPALILLIALASVLEPNLRNISLALAILAIPSMVRIARANTLVFSQREFVLAARAMGATKLRVMVREIAPNVALPLASLGMVMISVMIVAEASLSFLGLGIQPPSPTWGNMISEGQGNVFEQHPYIVLVPGLFLFLTVFSFNMVGEKAQKKTGGTREVKL
- a CDS encoding ABC transporter substrate-binding protein; the encoded protein is MKRSSWARVGTLVTALAASTVLLAGCAGGSGSATDASEVTTGLVGEQPDGGEPVSGGSLSYATYNGVSSLDPADRQDGGATGGSEMAAIYDLLMRYDPETREYRPQLAQSLTANDDDTVWTLRLREGATFSDGTVVDSAAVRWSIDHYLEKKGTHTQVWKASVADVAAPDASTVVFTLKQPWNEFPILLTTGPGMVVAPSSTAGGKFTPVGAGPFTVEKFASQDELVLTASPTYWNGKPHLDKLRFPAIVSEQAKLDALHTGGIQAAYLRGAEVVHNALEAGDVGYVYTVNMGGVGNINQREGRAASDERVRKAIVAAFNPETFNQRVEAGYGTPGSDMFQDWSQWHGDVAGTGYDPEAAKKLLAEAKADGYDGKLTYVGLNDPATQQSALAFQSMLQAVGFTVDIVYTTSINDLVKTMYVQHDYDIGYAGFNILEESPFVRMYGNFYSESTSNVLGYENPEMDALLGKLQTAPTEDERRAVLENIQTVVNETAPVVVVNAGKYFIPWSKNAHGITPSADGIMLFGNAWITSDSAS
- a CDS encoding GntR family transcriptional regulator, with the protein product MTDPQHVILAQELIARIKAGEFRVGDKLPTELELCESRSLARGTVRQALKHLEDAGLISRRRGAGTTVAAPAPADGYEAFVSTRAEMLAFVQRTRIRDPITNIVAADDHLARRIGVPPDSEWYCVSGVRELLGSPIEPFCWSELYLRADLPYRRMLLTGRFDMANLVRQRISQEVVADTVSAAVSSALGVEKGSAALVVVHRYFSSGDAMDAVAIHTHPAGRYRVATSVGSSGDRL
- a CDS encoding ABC transporter substrate-binding protein produces the protein MSKYSRRVSRMLAMVAIGAVALTGCANAEGDSQDDSSGATTTAYGILGDQGDGGTPVSGGTLSFASYAPVTSLDPTVTQPAGATGGTEMAAVYDVLMRYDTGSRTFEPQLAKSFEESPDFLTWTLKLRDGVTFSDGSPLDANAVVASINRYNQRRGANSQVYTQMVKSTEARDASTVVFTLNQPWRTFPAMLAYGHGMIVAPSSQQGDKFTPIGAGPYTVVNLQPQQELQLKARPDYWGGAPNLEGLKFVAIAGEQPKIDALKTNGIDAIYLRNAETVNAAKAEFPGYIETTSMSMVGQLNGAPGRPAADPRVRQAIAFAVDPEVLNQRVRAGEGMPGSDMFQPWSEWFGGTEGISPDAAKAKELLDQAKADGYNGKLTYVGVNDPDAQQLALAVQAQLNSIGFDVSLETTSSITDMVKRLYIDRNYDMSYGAYSIADVAPEIRLFSSLSSTSTNNILGYKSPEMDALLAKVLSAPDETAKRDAIVEIQKLVNNDQPFLSWGAGVNYIAWSDKVYRANPTVDGIILFDKAFKKN